In Haemorhous mexicanus isolate bHaeMex1 chromosome 6, bHaeMex1.pri, whole genome shotgun sequence, a single window of DNA contains:
- the FLRT2 gene encoding leucine-rich repeat transmembrane protein FLRT2, whose translation MGLWTKMWPTDWALLMKSWLIFSLGLYIQVSKTLACPKVCRCDRNFVYCNERSLTSVPLGIPEGVTVLYLHNNQINNAGFPAELHNVQSVHTVYLYGNQLDEFPMNLPKNVRVLHLQENNIQTISRAALAQLLKLEELHLDDNSISTVGVEDGAFQEAISLKLLFLSKNHLSSVPVGLPLDLQELRVDENRIAVISDLAFQNLTSLERLILDGNLLTNKGIAEGTFSHLSKLKEFSIVRNSLTYPPPDLPGTHLLRLYLQDNQITHIPLTAFSNLHKLERLDISNNQLRMLAKGVFDSLHSLRQLTVRNNPWLCDCSIKWVTEWLKFIPASINVRGFMCQGPEQVRGMAVRELNMNMLSCPTTTPGLPPIITPVPATTMPTTLVPSPSFPPSSSKYNPLTPIIATLPTVPDREDRERVTPPLSDWIQLSIHFVNDTCIQVNWMSLFTVMAYKLTWVKMGHSLVGGIVHERIISGEKQQSSLVNLEPKSTYRICLVPLDTYNNYRTGEDTVCSEATTKASFFNGSNIPSSHEQTTSQNLGSPFLLAGLIGGAVIFVLVVLLSIFCWHMHKKGRYTSQKWKYNRGRRKDDYCEAGTKKDNSILEMTETSFQIVSLNNDQLLKGDFRLQPIYTPNGGINYTDCHIPNNMRYCNSNVSDLEHCHT comes from the coding sequence ATGGGTTTGTGGACTAAAATGTGGCCCACAGATTGGGCTCTTCTCATGAAATCATGGCTTATCTTTTCCCTGGGGCTCTACATACAGGTCTCCAAAACTCTGGCCTGCCCAAAAGTTTGCCGCTGTGACCGAAACTTTGTCTACTGTAACGAACGAAGCTTGACCTCAGTGCCTCTTGGGATACCGGAGGGTGTAACCGTCCTCTACCTCCACAATAACCAAATTAATAATGCTGGATTTCCTGCAGAGTTGCACAATGTCCAGTCTGTGCACACAGTCTACCTGTATGGCAATCAGTTGGATGAATTCCCCATGAACCTGCCCAAAAATGTCAGGGTTCTCCACCTGCAGGAAAACAACATTCAGACCATTTCACGTGCTGCTCTTGCTCAGCTTTTGAAGCTGGAAGAACTGCACCTGGATGACAACTCCATCTCCACTGTTGGCGTTGAGGATGGGGCATTCCAGGAAGCCATCAGCCTCAAGCTTCTGTTCTTGTCCAAGAATCACTTAAGCAGTGTGCCAGTAGGCCTTCCGCTGGACTTACAAGAACTTCGTGTAGACGAAAACCGAATTGCCGTCATTTCAGACCTGGCCTTCCAGAATCTTACAAGTCTGGAGCGTCTGATCCTGGACGGCAATCTCCTCACTAATAAAGGCATAGCTGAAGGCACTTTTAGCCACCTCTCCAAGCTCAAGGAATTCTCAATAGTTCGGAATTCACTGACTTACCCTCCTCCCGATCTTCCAGGTACACATCTGCTAAGACTTTACTTGCAGGACAACCAGATAACCCATATACCACTTACAGCCTTTTCAAACCTCCACAAACTGGAACGTCTTGATATTTCCAACAATCAGCTTCGGATGTTGGCAAAGGGAGTATTTGATAGTCTCCACAGCCTGAGACAACTCACTGTAAGGAATAATCCCTGGTTATGTGACTGCAGCATTAAGTGGGTCACTGAATGGCTCAAATTTATTCCTGCTTCCATCAATGTACGTGGTTTTATGTGCCAGGGACCAGAGCAGGTCCGAGGTATGGCAGTCAGGGAGCTCAATATGAATATGTTGTCATGCCCCACCACCACCCCTGGTCTGCCACCTATCATCACCCCAGTCCCAGCTACAACCATGCCGACTACATTAGTTCCCAGCCCATCATTTCCTCCCTCAAGCAGTAAATATAATCCTCTCACTCCCATCATAGCCACACTCCCCACTGTGCCTGACAGGGAGGACAGAGAAAGGGTGACACCTCCTTTGTCTGATTGGATTCAGCTCTCCATCCATTTTGTGAATGACACTTGCATCCAAGTCAACTGGATGTCACTTTTTACCGTGATGGCATATAAACTCACATGGGTAAAAATGGGCCATAGTCTGGTAGGAGGAATTGTTCATGAACGAATAATTAGTGGTGAGAAGCAGCAATCAAGCTTGGTAAACCTGGAGCCAAAATCCACTTACCGGATTTGTTTGGTTCCACTGGATACTTACAACAACTACCGGACTGGAGAAGACACTGTCTGTTCAGAAGCCACAACCAAGGCTTCCTTTTTCAATGGCAGCAACATCCCTTCCAGCCATGAGCAGACAACTTCTCAGAACCTAGGCTCCCCATTTCTGCTGGCAGGGTTGATTGggggtgcagtgatatttgtCCTCGTGGTCTTGCTCAGCATTTTTTGCTGGCACATGCACAAAAAAGGTCGTTACACCTCCCAGAAGTGGAAATATAACCGGGGCCGTCGGAAAGACGACTACTGTGAGGCAGGGACCAAGAAGGACAACTCCATCCTGGAGATGACGGAAACCAGCTTCCAGATTGTCTCCTTAAATAATGATCAGCTCCTTAAAGGAGATTTCAGACTGCAGCCCATTTATACCCCAAACGGGGGCATTAACTACACAGACTGCCACATCCCCAACAACATGCGATACTGCAACAGCAACGTCTCAGACCTGGAGCACTGTCATACGTGA